From Sphingobium sp. RAC03, a single genomic window includes:
- the mobF gene encoding MobF family relaxase, which produces MIHPRRLSGSAGNIARYYAIGDYYSKGSDEHSEWGGQIASELGLQGRVDPDVFRELLSGKVAGQELGRHRSDGTLEHHPGWDFAVNAPKSVSILALVAQDGRVIGAHEKAVGQALSWIEEHAAFRRRDSGKIVHETTARLIFARFTEYASRELDPHLHTHVVIMNITNRAAGAPMTSVESRAMFAEQMVGGQIYRNALAISLRELGYEIETDPKKGLFEIRGVPADLVKAMSRRAEQINAHAAEHGHSGQAARVASFYQTRGPKEKVGMADLQEDWKERAGGLLPQLHDLQDRAERSEIGQIVVDPMTARRAALFGIRHSEDREAVNNQGHLLRVGLAAHVGEVTLSDLRPLIVEHEARSKLLVTREQTGDGLLARGRTSRKTARLELALARHLALAMDDAPRLASSDRLLAALETSGLTPAQEQALAQLAGSRDRLIGVHGVAGAGKSTLVRSMAKAIDPDIRMLALAPTSSAAANLGDMAGIESRTVASLIAGGGHGIDSRDVLVIDEAGQLGNRQALRLLEISRDTGVRLLLLGDNRQTGAIEQGKAFWLLQRLGLPKAELTESMRQQTRLMRHAVALAREGDYAGSIDSLDKVVSGSGPDGLARDLVSEWTRLKRENRDNTNILVLDNASRIIVNDQIRSTLRREGVIAAQDVTLQVLTPSPLSSEERRMARFYSRGQVVMFSRDEARQGIARQVEYRVAGLGREENGRQVVRLVDELGHTIRWDPRLTRAAQINVFNAEERGVAVGDRIQWRLATKDLGLKNAERGTVIQLDGPIASIRWDRAKDVQSVDLTRFKTWDHGYAETVYSSQSKTYARAYILAPVNSPLVNGQNYYTAITRARFGVKLWTEDPERLADRLIRRTGEKRSALEGLGRLDPNHAEAIRTRYGDRLRVSRVKTDAERRDAALERQMPIRHGGIAEVARSATDALTALIQRVLAKERSGEKDQPTQQPNRARDDKPYRGHSR; this is translated from the coding sequence ATGATCCATCCGCGACGCCTTTCCGGCTCGGCCGGTAACATTGCCCGCTATTATGCGATCGGCGATTATTATTCGAAAGGGAGCGACGAGCACAGTGAATGGGGCGGCCAGATTGCCTCTGAACTGGGTCTGCAGGGTAGGGTCGATCCGGACGTCTTCCGCGAATTGCTTTCAGGTAAAGTCGCTGGACAAGAGCTTGGCCGACACCGGTCCGATGGAACGCTCGAGCACCACCCCGGCTGGGATTTTGCTGTCAATGCACCTAAGTCCGTTTCGATTCTGGCGCTCGTTGCGCAGGATGGCCGGGTCATCGGCGCGCATGAGAAGGCCGTGGGTCAAGCACTCTCCTGGATAGAGGAGCATGCGGCTTTTCGCCGTCGCGATAGCGGAAAGATCGTCCATGAGACGACGGCGCGACTAATCTTTGCACGCTTCACGGAATATGCGAGCCGAGAACTCGACCCACATCTTCATACCCATGTTGTCATCATGAACATCACCAATAGGGCAGCCGGTGCGCCAATGACCAGCGTCGAGAGCAGGGCTATGTTCGCCGAGCAGATGGTCGGCGGACAAATATACCGAAATGCTCTGGCCATTTCCCTTCGGGAACTCGGCTACGAGATCGAGACGGATCCAAAAAAAGGGCTGTTCGAAATACGAGGCGTACCGGCCGATCTTGTGAAGGCTATGTCCCGGCGTGCCGAGCAGATCAACGCGCATGCTGCCGAACATGGACATAGCGGCCAGGCGGCCCGGGTCGCATCCTTCTATCAGACGCGCGGCCCCAAAGAGAAGGTTGGGATGGCCGACCTGCAGGAGGACTGGAAGGAGAGGGCAGGAGGCCTTCTTCCGCAACTGCATGATCTGCAAGATCGTGCCGAGCGGTCAGAAATAGGGCAGATTGTCGTTGATCCTATGACAGCTCGCCGGGCAGCGCTTTTCGGGATCAGGCATTCGGAGGATCGGGAGGCGGTCAATAATCAGGGTCATTTGCTCCGTGTTGGCCTTGCGGCTCATGTCGGTGAAGTCACGCTATCGGACCTGCGTCCCCTTATCGTCGAACATGAGGCGCGCTCAAAGCTGCTCGTAACGCGAGAGCAGACGGGCGACGGGCTTCTCGCGAGGGGCAGGACCAGTCGCAAGACGGCGCGGCTGGAGCTTGCCCTAGCCCGGCATCTGGCGCTTGCCATGGATGATGCCCCGCGCCTCGCGTCAAGCGACCGACTACTGGCGGCACTCGAAACCTCGGGACTAACCCCAGCTCAGGAGCAGGCCTTGGCTCAACTTGCGGGCTCGCGCGATCGGCTAATCGGCGTTCACGGCGTTGCCGGAGCTGGCAAATCGACCCTCGTTCGATCGATGGCCAAAGCCATTGATCCTGACATTCGGATGCTTGCCCTAGCGCCCACATCCTCCGCTGCGGCAAATCTGGGAGACATGGCGGGAATAGAGTCGCGCACCGTAGCGAGCCTCATCGCCGGCGGTGGACACGGTATCGATAGTCGCGATGTGCTCGTCATAGATGAAGCCGGCCAACTTGGGAATCGGCAAGCGCTTCGTCTTCTAGAAATCAGCCGCGACACCGGCGTAAGGCTCCTTCTGCTTGGTGACAATCGTCAGACCGGCGCGATCGAACAGGGCAAGGCGTTCTGGTTATTGCAGCGGCTAGGACTTCCGAAAGCAGAACTCACCGAGTCGATGCGGCAGCAAACGCGTCTCATGCGGCATGCGGTCGCGCTGGCCCGAGAGGGAGACTATGCCGGGTCAATCGACAGCCTCGACAAGGTCGTGAGCGGCAGCGGTCCAGATGGCTTGGCGCGCGATCTCGTGTCTGAATGGACGCGGCTCAAACGTGAAAACCGGGATAATACAAACATTCTGGTTCTCGACAATGCCAGCAGGATCATCGTGAACGATCAGATCCGTTCTACCCTTCGGAGGGAAGGCGTGATCGCCGCTCAAGATGTGACGCTGCAGGTTCTAACGCCTTCGCCTTTGTCTTCTGAAGAACGACGCATGGCTCGCTTCTATTCCAGAGGCCAGGTCGTCATGTTTAGCCGCGATGAAGCGCGCCAGGGTATCGCACGGCAGGTCGAGTATCGCGTCGCTGGGCTCGGCCGGGAAGAGAATGGCAGACAGGTCGTTCGTCTTGTGGACGAGCTTGGCCACACGATACGATGGGATCCGCGACTGACGCGTGCCGCTCAGATCAACGTCTTTAACGCCGAGGAGCGAGGCGTCGCGGTCGGCGATCGAATTCAATGGCGCCTAGCGACCAAAGACCTTGGGCTTAAGAATGCGGAGCGCGGGACAGTCATTCAGCTCGATGGTCCGATCGCGAGCATCAGGTGGGATCGGGCCAAGGACGTCCAATCCGTCGATTTGACCCGCTTCAAGACCTGGGATCATGGCTATGCGGAGACCGTATATTCTTCGCAATCCAAAACCTACGCCCGCGCCTATATACTGGCCCCAGTAAACTCGCCGCTCGTCAACGGCCAGAATTATTATACTGCCATCACCCGCGCGCGGTTCGGCGTGAAACTATGGACGGAGGACCCGGAGAGGCTTGCCGACAGGCTCATCCGCCGAACGGGCGAAAAAAGATCGGCGCTCGAAGGGCTGGGGCGGCTTGATCCTAACCATGCAGAGGCGATTCGGACCCGCTATGGCGATCGCCTCCGGGTCTCTAGGGTAAAAACTGACGCGGAGCGGCGGGACGCTGCATTAGAACGGCAGATGCCTA
- a CDS encoding type IV secretion system DNA-binding domain-containing protein, whose protein sequence is MSIFRNDTLGSWTRGGQAIVHNVRMTTQVFFQTMTACLVLWIIGILWYCLETLTDYQRYVLVQLALASFRREATRGGSDPVLFKAPYGHQYWTSAEGLLASGLARRTLDAGEAALITGAAIGGVGALLALFWAWYYFTRTGRGLGSNQFLRGARFGTTAMVRRALRRRRKGSLTVGGVTLPHAFEPEHVVLCGAPGTGKTNIITTMLAGIRRDGKRAIVYDTAGAFVEKFYRPDKDILLNPLDERTDHWSPWVDVPRDYHYDQIAQSTIPDKVGDPFWARAARGTLVGVLRKLARQKHTLVSILLDRLLRSGLKDLVAFAEGTEAAAFISMEGDRTSAGIQAELASVMRSFSYLDDATNGFSIRSWVENEDDDSWLFITVKADQLPSLRPLITVWIDIAIGAIMSMAPDPDRRLYCIIDELPTLQRLPSLSDFLARARKYGGCGILGFQSYPQLEATYGIQDAAAITGYCSTWIALRANDTPTAKHVSENLGQVEQIEANEGMSYGVNDMRDGVNLSRMQVTRPLVMHTEVTNLPNLSGFLRFGRDLPVVRFKDSYNSLPTIVPAFIERTTQPVRLPLADEIIEANRSATREGERKPQRRKSSRTTGKSANRDAPGQRSGPNISATRSPELPLARQGRRSQGSEGKKVKVTPPATLGPRAGSRTVPLLRHGRTNDKPGKADPA, encoded by the coding sequence ATGAGCATCTTTCGTAACGATACGCTGGGATCCTGGACCCGGGGCGGGCAGGCCATTGTCCACAATGTCCGCATGACCACCCAGGTCTTTTTTCAGACGATGACGGCCTGCCTGGTTCTGTGGATCATCGGCATTCTCTGGTATTGTCTTGAGACGCTCACCGATTATCAACGCTATGTGCTGGTGCAACTCGCGCTGGCCAGCTTCCGCCGTGAGGCCACACGCGGCGGCAGCGATCCCGTACTATTCAAGGCTCCCTACGGTCATCAATATTGGACGAGCGCGGAAGGACTTTTGGCATCGGGACTGGCCCGCAGAACCCTTGATGCCGGTGAAGCTGCATTGATCACGGGCGCGGCGATTGGTGGAGTAGGCGCTCTGCTGGCCTTGTTCTGGGCTTGGTATTATTTCACGCGGACGGGACGAGGTCTCGGGTCCAACCAGTTTCTGCGAGGGGCAAGGTTCGGCACGACAGCGATGGTTCGCAGAGCCCTTCGCCGGCGGCGCAAGGGGAGCCTTACAGTTGGCGGCGTGACGTTGCCCCATGCGTTCGAGCCGGAACATGTCGTGCTTTGCGGCGCGCCTGGGACAGGCAAAACGAATATCATCACAACCATGCTCGCCGGCATTCGGCGAGACGGAAAGCGCGCAATCGTCTACGATACGGCGGGGGCGTTCGTTGAGAAGTTCTACCGTCCGGATAAGGACATATTGCTCAATCCCCTCGACGAGCGGACCGACCATTGGTCCCCTTGGGTCGATGTCCCACGCGACTATCATTATGATCAAATCGCCCAGTCCACGATCCCCGACAAGGTCGGTGATCCCTTCTGGGCACGCGCGGCACGAGGCACGCTGGTGGGGGTCCTGCGCAAGCTTGCTCGGCAGAAGCATACGCTCGTCTCGATCCTGCTCGACCGACTGCTTCGCTCAGGCCTGAAGGATCTGGTGGCGTTTGCCGAGGGGACTGAAGCGGCCGCATTCATCAGCATGGAGGGGGACCGGACCTCGGCCGGCATTCAGGCTGAGCTGGCGTCGGTGATGCGTAGCTTTTCCTATCTGGACGACGCCACGAACGGTTTTTCCATCCGAAGCTGGGTTGAAAATGAAGACGATGACAGCTGGTTGTTCATTACCGTCAAGGCCGACCAGTTGCCGTCACTACGCCCCCTCATCACGGTGTGGATCGACATCGCGATCGGCGCGATCATGAGCATGGCGCCCGACCCCGACCGACGGCTTTATTGCATCATCGATGAACTGCCCACGCTGCAGCGGCTGCCCTCGCTCAGCGATTTTCTGGCCCGCGCCCGCAAATATGGCGGATGCGGCATTCTGGGTTTCCAGTCGTACCCGCAGCTAGAGGCGACATACGGCATCCAGGATGCGGCGGCCATCACCGGCTATTGCTCGACCTGGATCGCCCTGCGCGCGAACGATACCCCGACAGCTAAACATGTTTCGGAGAATCTGGGCCAGGTCGAGCAGATCGAAGCCAATGAGGGCATGTCTTATGGTGTAAACGACATGCGCGACGGGGTGAACCTCTCACGCATGCAGGTCACGCGGCCACTCGTCATGCACACGGAGGTCACCAACCTCCCAAACCTGTCCGGATTTCTGCGGTTCGGTCGCGACCTCCCTGTGGTCCGGTTCAAGGATAGCTATAATTCGCTCCCCACGATTGTGCCCGCCTTTATCGAGCGAACAACCCAACCCGTACGCCTTCCACTTGCCGACGAGATCATCGAAGCAAACCGGAGCGCGACAAGGGAAGGAGAACGCAAGCCACAGCGTCGGAAGTCCTCTCGGACGACGGGAAAGTCTGCCAACAGGGATGCGCCGGGTCAGAGATCAGGACCGAATATCTCGGCTACTCGTTCGCCGGAACTGCCGCTTGCCCGGCAGGGCCGACGATCCCAAGGATCCGAAGGCAAGAAGGTTAAAGTAACCCCGCCAGCGACACTGGGGCCTCGCGCGGGTTCCAGAACCGTGCCCCTTCTGCGTCATGGTCGAACGAACGATAAGCCAGGAAAGGCCGACCCGGCATGA
- a CDS encoding DUF2493 domain-containing protein, whose translation MTYTTSSTSHDRFAQAFTETVDQYRIIPGEDPTDAPMPDPVAVEHATEMLVRTIFDVLQDTRLESIADRIAWGVVHSLHKVTLQIDGQADKAAMSVKALIRQADGSEVGTRELEEAQQLCQSLDETRDALACMRDHAAATYLAETGKPWAAPRASLTSSKRTASVVAATDFLAARRQRKIDAHAPQGPVVIFSGGQVWEDHRLLYDRLDAIRASVPGMILATTAQDKGCDAIAAAWAARSGCKLIAFTLNRRLGNRAGFARNEQLLGLRPVEAIVCEGSGLQSHLAREVRKQGIPAHFFRLADQNSGQGPKGAV comes from the coding sequence ATGACTTATACAACTTCATCCACCAGCCACGACCGTTTTGCACAGGCCTTCACCGAGACAGTCGATCAATACCGTATCATCCCGGGCGAAGATCCGACCGACGCGCCGATGCCCGACCCGGTTGCAGTCGAGCATGCGACCGAAATGCTCGTGCGCACCATCTTCGATGTGCTGCAGGACACGCGGCTCGAATCCATCGCCGACCGGATTGCCTGGGGCGTCGTGCACAGCCTGCATAAGGTCACCCTGCAGATCGACGGGCAGGCCGACAAGGCCGCGATGAGCGTCAAGGCGCTGATCCGCCAAGCCGATGGCAGCGAGGTCGGAACCCGGGAACTGGAGGAGGCGCAGCAACTGTGCCAGTCGCTGGACGAGACGCGCGATGCCCTGGCTTGCATGCGCGACCACGCCGCTGCCACCTATCTCGCCGAAACCGGGAAGCCCTGGGCGGCGCCGCGAGCGTCGCTGACATCTTCCAAGCGCACCGCATCGGTGGTGGCCGCGACGGACTTTCTAGCGGCACGACGGCAGCGCAAGATCGACGCGCATGCGCCGCAAGGGCCGGTCGTCATCTTCTCAGGCGGGCAGGTCTGGGAGGACCATCGGCTGCTCTACGACCGGCTGGATGCGATCCGCGCGAGCGTGCCGGGCATGATCCTGGCGACGACCGCGCAGGACAAAGGGTGCGACGCCATTGCCGCTGCCTGGGCCGCGCGCAGCGGGTGCAAGCTCATCGCCTTCACCCTCAACCGCCGCCTTGGCAACCGGGCGGGATTTGCCCGCAACGAACAACTGCTCGGGTTGCGGCCAGTGGAAGCCATCGTGTGTGAAGGGTCGGGCCTTCAGTCCCATCTGGCGCGCGAAGTCCGCAAGCAGGGCATCCCCGCGCATTTCTTCCGGCTGGCAGACCAGAATAGCGGACAAGGACCGAAGGGCGCTGTCTGA
- a CDS encoding DUF6117 family protein, with protein sequence MAIPDHHLKNFRTLMRAAEDGNLALMECRDAVTGEKRFVLCGVGRDGNDYVMTPFGHLAEGNPFEAYVPPQSRPFGAPH encoded by the coding sequence ATGGCTATTCCAGACCATCATCTGAAGAATTTTCGGACCCTGATGCGCGCCGCCGAAGATGGCAATCTCGCGCTGATGGAATGTCGCGACGCCGTCACCGGCGAAAAGCGTTTCGTGCTTTGTGGCGTCGGCCGGGATGGCAATGACTATGTTATGACGCCCTTCGGCCATCTTGCCGAGGGTAACCCGTTCGAAGCCTATGTGCCGCCACAAAGCCGGCCATTTGGTGCTCCCCATTGA